A single window of Salvia splendens isolate huo1 chromosome 6, SspV2, whole genome shotgun sequence DNA harbors:
- the LOC121806789 gene encoding uncharacterized protein LOC121806789, protein MPQKVTIPNKHGKNLVGLLHDTASPQLVVLCHGFRSTKDYKIMVNLAVALEKEGISAFRFDFCGNGESEGTFQICNYSDDVDDLRSVVDYFVGLKRSTIALLGHSKGGDVVLLYASKYHDIPAVINISGRYDLKRGIEEWFGKDIWERLKKEGYIDVKTKTGEVEYRVTEESMTERLNTDMHQACLLIDANCRSLTVYGSADDLVPLEDATEFAKVLPNHQLKIIQGANHGYTSHQHELVSAVLPFLKEISTTLSTGQSSST, encoded by the exons ATGCCGCAGAAAGTAACGATACCAAACAAGCATGGCAAAAATCTTGTTGGTTTATTGCATGACACAGCTTCACCGCAGCTTGTAGTTCTCTGCCATGGTTTCCGTTCCACAAAG GATTACAAAATCATGGTCAATCTTGCTGTTgctttagaaaaagaaggaatcAGTGCTTTTCGCTTTGATTTCTGTGGAAATGG GGAAAGTGAAGGTACATTTCAGATTTGTAACTACTCTGATGATGTTGATGACTTGAGATCTGTGGTTGACTACTTTGTTGGGTTAAAACGCTCAACGATTGCACTTCTTGGTCATAGTAAAG GAGGCGATGTTGTCCTTCTGTATGCATCGAAATATCACGATATACCTGCTGTGATAAATATTTCTGGCCGTTATGATCTTAAACGAGGAATTGAGGAATGGTTTGGTAAAGATATCTGGGAAAGGCTAAAGAAGGAGGGATACATAGATGTCAAAACCAAGACAG GAGAAGTCGAATACCGAGTCACTGAAGAAAGCATGACGGAGCGACTCAATACAGACATGCACCAAGCCTGCCTTTTAATTGATGCTAACTGCAG GTCACTGACAGTGTATGGATCAGCTGATGATCTTGTCCCACTAGAAGATGCAACAGAGTTTGCCAAAGTCTTACCAAACCACCAGTTGAAAATCATACAAGGAGCCAATCATGGATACACTTCACATCAACATGAATTAGTCTCAGCTGTTTTGCCTTTCCTAAAGGAAATCTCTACAACACTATCAACAGGCCAATCCTCCTCAACTTGA
- the LOC121808820 gene encoding putative transcription factor bHLH041, producing the protein MESIFLLGEDQRAAFLRHTMQSFPSTTYICLWSYSSLPSSCLLFLDGFYDEEKIGNLAATRLFNAYCGSIKYVDNLQRLPGLASMNNVPYMEVDVDYLLTTMLITSENAAQMQFYQVAGIKTVVFMGCAAGEIELGFSTKPPVNLQSEIQSRFYLHFLEQIPSSSSSSSVDIPFISSTHHSLIQTEEQQVTPPPSAFTRYQPGLIVASTHRNSNSLFTRSLSFFTNLNTRNSLQMHHAITERRRRQKLNHSFQILRDLVPQVSKKDNASLLSETTEYLRSLRSQLGELEARNDLLEMQLSTAPREELGSSSQRVSVEIKRMAPSSTSQPRFLDLRISLRSRECSLSDLVARVLGLLKQQERNVSLLSLQSNTRFVESLPVHGLVLRCKVEGEEFDESGFQEAVRRVVDDM; encoded by the exons ATGGAATCCATCTTTCTCCTTGGTGAAGATCAGCGCGCCGCCTTTCTCCGCCATACAATGCAGTCCTTTCCATCTACTACTTACATTTGCCTCTGGTCTTATTCATCCCTCCCTTCCAG TTGTTTGCTATTTCTGGATGGATTTTATGATGAAGAGAAAATTGGGAACCTTGCTGCTACAAGGCTTTTCAATGCATATTGCGGATCAATTAAGTACGTCGATAATTtgcaaa GGTTGCCCGGATTAGCTTCCATGAACAACGTCCCGTACATGGAGGTGGACGTTGATTACCTTCTAACGACGATGCTAATTACAAGTGAAAACGCAGCGCAGATGCAATTCTACCAG GTGGCTGGGATTAAG ACCGTCGTGTTTATGGGCTGCGCCGCCGGAGAGATTGAGCTAGGCTTCTCAACTAAGCCTCCG GTAAATCTGCAATCAGAGATTCAAAGCCGGTTTTATCTTCATTTCCTGGAACAaataccttcttcttcttcttcatcatcagtaGACATTCCATTTATTAGCAGTACTCATCACTCCTTAATTCAAACAGAAGAGCAACAAGTGACTCCTCCTCCCTCCGCCTTTACAAGATATCAACCCGGCCTTATAGTTGCTTCAACTCATCGCAACTCCAACAGCCTATTCACCAGATCTCTTTCCTTCTTCACAAACTTAAATACGAGGAACAGCCTTCAGATGCACCATGCAATCACAGAAAGAAGGCGACGACAGAAGCTAAACCATAGCTTCCAAATTCTAAGAGATTTAGTCCCTCAAGTTTCTAag AAGGACAATGCGTCACTTCTTAGCGAAACAACTGAGTATTTAAGGTCGTTGAGATCTCAATTGGGAGAGCTCGAAGCCAGAAATGATTTATTGGAAATGCAACTCTCCACAGCTCCAAGGGAAGAATTAGGGTCAAGTAGTCAAAGGGTGAGTGTGGAGATCAAGAGGATGGCTCCATCATCAACATCACAACCGCGATTCTTGGATTTGAGAATTAGTTTGAGATCAAGGGAATGCAGCTTGTCGGATTTGGTTGCTAGGGTTTTGGGATTATTGAAACAGCAGGAAAGAAATGTGAGCTTGTTATCTCTACAATCCAATACCAGGTTTGTTGAATCACTTCCAGTTCATGGCCTAGTCCTTAGATGCAAGGTTGAG GGCGAAGAATTTGACGAGTCTGGTTTCCAAGAAGCAGTGAGAAGAGTTGTTGATGACATGTGA